One stretch of Nitratiruptor tergarcus DSM 16512 DNA includes these proteins:
- a CDS encoding glycosyltransferase, whose translation MGEEPIRVAVVHDWLVTQGGAEKVLRQIVELFPEADIYTLVDFLDEKQREEILLGKKTTPSFIQYLPLAKKYFRNYLPLFPKAIESFDLSQYDLIISSSWAFAKGVKKTKNQKHICYCHTPIRYAWDLYEEYVLPLHPLKKWIVIPTLAYIRKWDRESAKNVDLFIANSTCVAQRIQKHYNRDATILHPPVDCNKFRPRLEKEDFYLTLSRLVPYKKTRLIVEAFNEMPQRKLIVIGEGEELTHLKKIAKSNVEILGFQPDSVVVEYMQKTKAFVYAAKEDFGIVMAEALSSATPVIAFGECGARDIVCNGCGVLFAKQNREAIMQAVEQFEKMSFSNKRLIEYALQFDQKIFKEKLLRIIYENI comes from the coding sequence GTGGGAGAAGAACCTATAAGAGTTGCTGTTGTTCACGATTGGCTAGTAACACAAGGTGGAGCAGAGAAGGTTTTACGCCAAATAGTAGAACTTTTTCCTGAAGCTGATATCTATACTCTTGTAGATTTTTTAGATGAAAAACAAAGAGAGGAGATTCTACTAGGCAAAAAAACAACTCCCTCTTTTATTCAATATCTCCCTTTAGCAAAAAAGTATTTTCGTAATTATCTTCCTCTCTTTCCAAAAGCTATTGAGAGTTTTGATTTATCACAATATGATTTAATCATCTCCTCATCATGGGCATTTGCTAAAGGAGTAAAAAAAACGAAAAATCAAAAGCATATATGCTACTGCCATACTCCTATTCGCTATGCATGGGACCTCTATGAAGAGTATGTACTGCCCCTGCATCCTCTTAAAAAGTGGATAGTAATACCAACGCTTGCTTATATTCGCAAATGGGATAGAGAGAGTGCCAAAAATGTGGATCTCTTTATTGCTAATTCTACTTGTGTAGCACAAAGGATCCAAAAACATTATAACCGGGATGCTACTATTTTACATCCACCAGTTGATTGTAACAAGTTTAGACCAAGATTAGAAAAAGAGGATTTTTATCTTACACTTTCTCGTTTAGTCCCTTATAAAAAGACGCGTCTTATAGTTGAAGCTTTCAATGAGATGCCACAAAGAAAGCTTATAGTAATTGGTGAGGGTGAAGAGCTTACTCATTTAAAAAAAATAGCTAAGAGCAATGTAGAAATTCTTGGGTTTCAGCCTGATAGCGTGGTGGTAGAATATATGCAAAAAACAAAGGCTTTTGTATATGCAGCAAAAGAGGATTTTGGTATTGTTATGGCAGAGGCTCTTAGCAGCGCAACGCCTGTAATTGCCTTTGGAGAGTGTGGAGCAAGGGATATAGTTTGCAATGGGTGTGGGGTGCTCTTTGCAAAACAAAATAGGGAAGCTATAATGCAGGCGGTAGAACAGTTTGAGAAGATGAGCTTTTCTAACAAAAGACTAATTGAATATGCGCTACAATTTGATCAAAAAATCTTTAAAGAAAAACTGTTGCGAATAATCTATGAAAATATATAG
- a CDS encoding sugar transferase: MKIYRYLSPLLLFLFDALTIVGSIVLAYESREIFISTNDISLIRYLTLYVFYLPLIMFIYEGLYHYRYDFWQECKLILRALLLSFLIVLSYLALTKSIDNYSRFVVVLAFIYMTFFIPLQKRLIKWLLYSLGIWKREAKLLGSDPFLEKNIFDNYYVGYVPAKNGSDTVFIDPHSVSLDSMDTILKSELRKHHELYFMPIIRDFNLTQSQIFEFFNSRSNLILLQNRLQSRVNIATKEIFDKSTAFLLLIALLPFIGMVVIIKIFLEPRAPIFYKQRRLGKDGKEFYLLKFRTMYVNANEILEAYFQKHPEKKEEWERYKKLKDDPRVTPLGRILRKYSIDELPQLFNVLRGEMSLIGPRPYIPDELEKLASYKEEILLAKPGITGLWQVLGRNSLSFEERMAIDRWYVYNWSLWNDFVILLKTFRAVLEKEKTS; the protein is encoded by the coding sequence ATGAAAATATATAGATATTTAAGCCCTCTACTTCTTTTTCTATTTGATGCTCTTACTATTGTGGGTTCAATTGTATTAGCGTATGAGAGTAGGGAGATTTTTATCAGCACTAACGATATATCATTGATACGCTATTTAACGCTCTATGTTTTCTATTTACCCCTTATAATGTTTATCTATGAGGGGCTCTATCATTATAGATACGATTTTTGGCAAGAGTGTAAACTTATCTTAAGAGCGTTACTACTCTCATTTTTGATTGTACTTAGTTACTTAGCTTTAACAAAATCCATCGATAACTATTCGAGGTTTGTAGTCGTTTTAGCTTTTATTTATATGACATTTTTCATACCTTTGCAAAAAAGACTTATTAAATGGTTGCTCTATTCTCTTGGTATCTGGAAAAGAGAGGCAAAACTTCTTGGAAGCGATCCCTTTTTAGAAAAAAATATTTTTGATAACTATTATGTTGGTTATGTTCCAGCAAAAAATGGAAGTGATACTGTCTTCATAGATCCACATAGCGTTTCCTTAGATTCAATGGATACGATTCTTAAAAGTGAGCTGCGCAAACATCATGAACTCTACTTTATGCCGATAATTCGTGATTTTAATCTCACGCAATCACAGATTTTTGAGTTTTTTAATAGCAGATCCAATCTCATTTTACTCCAAAATAGATTACAAAGTAGAGTCAATATTGCAACCAAAGAGATTTTTGATAAAAGTACTGCTTTTTTACTTCTGATTGCTCTTTTGCCATTTATAGGGATGGTTGTTATTATAAAAATTTTTTTGGAGCCTCGCGCACCTATATTTTATAAACAGCGACGTTTAGGGAAGGATGGGAAAGAGTTTTATCTTTTAAAATTTCGCACAATGTACGTAAATGCAAATGAGATCTTAGAAGCCTATTTCCAAAAGCATCCTGAAAAAAAAGAGGAGTGGGAGAGATATAAAAAATTAAAAGATGATCCTAGAGTCACTCCGCTTGGGCGTATTTTACGAAAATACTCAATCGATGAGCTGCCGCAGCTTTTTAATGTGTTACGAGGAGAGATGAGTCTTATTGGTCCTAGGCCTTATATTCCAGATGAATTAGAAAAGTTAGCCAGTTATAAAGAGGAGATTTTGTTAGCAAAGCCCGGAATTACAGGGCTGTGGCAAGTACTTGGGCGCAATAGTTTGAGTTTTGAAGAGCGTATGGCAATAGATAGGTGGTATGTATATAATTGGTCATTATGGAACGATTTTGTGATTCTTCTTAAAACCTTCCGTGCTGTTTTAGAAAAAGAAAAAACCTCTTAA
- a CDS encoding EI24 domain-containing protein, with product MQKSIFVAAFEDFLTKKFLTLTFAPFFITLIIFAGIAFGSIGNIIELLSQVAQNPQALQDPDIASFFQNHPWLAAIAGSFIFKIIFGTLLAIFGTLLAILASTAIATIVMGFFTPIVVKEIHKRHYSHIVLEGSMSIGEYIVMMLKVLLKTVGVFFLAALAYFIPLLNVIALNIPFYYLFHSFLSLDVGGEIMRKKELEEILKKYRLKIMSTTGILYLITLIPFAGMLLQVYFVAVMAHLFFRLRS from the coding sequence ATGCAAAAATCGATCTTTGTTGCAGCTTTTGAGGATTTTTTGACAAAAAAGTTTCTCACTCTCACATTTGCACCATTTTTTATTACTCTCATAATCTTTGCAGGTATCGCTTTTGGCTCCATTGGCAATATCATTGAGCTCCTCAGTCAAGTAGCACAAAATCCACAAGCTTTGCAAGATCCTGATATTGCATCATTCTTCCAAAACCATCCCTGGCTTGCTGCCATTGCTGGGAGTTTTATTTTTAAAATTATCTTTGGAACGCTTCTTGCAATTTTTGGAACGCTTCTTGCAATTTTAGCTTCAACAGCAATTGCAACTATTGTGATGGGATTTTTTACTCCTATCGTAGTCAAGGAGATACATAAGCGTCACTATAGCCACATTGTATTAGAGGGTAGCATGAGTATAGGAGAATACATAGTCATGATGCTAAAAGTCCTCCTAAAAACAGTAGGGGTCTTTTTCCTTGCTGCTCTTGCCTATTTTATACCTTTGCTCAATGTTATAGCACTCAACATTCCTTTTTACTATCTTTTTCACTCATTTTTGAGCCTAGATGTAGGTGGAGAGATTATGAGAAAAAAGGAGCTTGAGGAGATACTCAAAAAATATCGCCTTAAAATAATGAGCACTACTGGAATACTCTACCTCATTACACTCATTCCCTTTGCTGGTATGCTCTTACAGGTCTATTTTGTAGCAGTTATGGCACACCTCTTCTTTCGCTTGCGTTCTTAA
- a CDS encoding IGHMBP2 family helicase, protein MGCLILPKVYEGIELQKALRRIKIKLSDIKKLYYANGKTLACLKKRVKIKQDKKLFATKDEENEIVFVHDFVEHYKYLIDMERRAEIEATISELRSMSGEEREVFGRAILGLKGQKEPSRLNLYFVRFGRSKIIDTEISSGDIVLISRGEPLKSDVTGTVSEVKKNYITVAFEQKPPKWVYSFGIRIDLYINDVTFKRMEENLEILRHAAGNQRKLRNIALGLWTPKSAQEEQITCQTALNTTQKSAVQKALGSDVFLIHGPPGTGKTSTLIELILQEVERKRRVLATADSNTAVDNMLQRLARYDLNLVRVGHPARILYELEEFSIHAKYEKSLEAEAIKRGWEEIGVLVKQREQHSKPTQARARGMSHDRILTLAARGKSMRGVSVATLQSMAQWIKYDRKIDTLVKSLRYEEEQVYKKIIEEADVVLSTNGMIMSEILKDSHFDVAVIDEGSQQVIPSTLIPIMHAARFVIAGDHKQLPPTVVSDSRDLKKSLFEELIERNKENSQMLQIQYRMNEKIMGFSNELFYEGKLIADESVKDQTIEDLHLNPAQKFADILDPTPLVFVDTKGLEAKERLPDRSTSYENIIEAGIVKALVDELLAMGSKEEYIGVITPYAAQVKRIKKMFEEPLVEIKTVDGFQGREKEIIIISFVRSNERGEIGFLKDLRRLNVAITRAKRKLICIGDSATLESDGVYKKFISYIQQNGKIRSWHGEDAVDRAD, encoded by the coding sequence TTGGGTTGTCTCATTTTACCAAAAGTGTATGAAGGTATAGAGCTACAAAAGGCTTTACGGCGTATAAAAATTAAATTATCTGATATCAAAAAGCTCTACTACGCAAATGGCAAAACTCTTGCATGTCTGAAAAAGCGTGTCAAAATTAAGCAAGATAAAAAGCTTTTTGCCACAAAAGATGAAGAGAATGAAATAGTTTTTGTGCATGATTTTGTAGAGCACTACAAATACCTTATTGATATGGAGCGCCGTGCAGAGATTGAGGCTACAATTAGCGAACTGCGCAGTATGAGTGGAGAAGAGCGGGAAGTTTTTGGAAGAGCGATCTTGGGCCTTAAAGGTCAAAAGGAGCCAAGTAGGCTCAATCTCTATTTTGTGAGATTTGGACGCAGCAAGATTATTGATACAGAAATCAGTTCTGGTGATATAGTTCTCATATCCCGCGGCGAGCCTTTGAAAAGTGATGTGACGGGGACTGTGAGTGAAGTGAAGAAAAATTATATAACGGTAGCTTTTGAGCAAAAGCCTCCAAAATGGGTCTACTCTTTTGGCATACGTATAGATCTCTATATCAATGATGTAACATTTAAACGTATGGAAGAAAATCTAGAAATTCTTCGCCATGCTGCAGGAAATCAGAGAAAACTTAGAAATATTGCTCTTGGATTGTGGACGCCAAAGAGTGCACAAGAGGAGCAGATAACTTGTCAAACCGCGCTCAATACTACCCAAAAAAGTGCTGTACAAAAAGCATTAGGGAGTGACGTTTTTTTGATTCACGGACCTCCAGGAACTGGTAAAACTTCTACGTTAATTGAGCTTATTTTACAAGAAGTAGAGCGCAAAAGAAGAGTTTTAGCAACTGCCGATTCAAACACTGCTGTAGATAATATGCTACAGCGATTAGCGAGGTACGATCTCAATCTTGTGCGCGTGGGGCATCCAGCGAGAATACTCTATGAGCTAGAAGAGTTTAGTATTCATGCAAAGTATGAAAAGAGTTTGGAGGCCGAAGCTATCAAAAGAGGTTGGGAAGAGATAGGAGTTTTAGTAAAGCAAAGAGAGCAGCACTCAAAGCCAACACAAGCAAGAGCTAGAGGTATGAGTCATGATCGCATTTTAACACTTGCAGCAAGAGGTAAGAGTATGCGAGGTGTAAGTGTTGCAACGCTCCAATCTATGGCTCAATGGATCAAGTACGATCGAAAAATCGATACATTAGTGAAGAGTTTGCGTTATGAAGAGGAACAAGTATATAAAAAAATAATAGAAGAAGCAGATGTAGTGCTCTCGACAAATGGGATGATTATGAGTGAAATTTTAAAAGATTCCCATTTTGATGTAGCGGTAATTGATGAAGGAAGCCAGCAAGTAATTCCATCGACACTCATTCCAATAATGCATGCTGCAAGATTCGTTATTGCAGGCGATCACAAGCAACTACCCCCTACTGTTGTAAGCGATAGTCGGGATCTGAAAAAATCACTTTTTGAGGAGCTCATAGAGCGCAATAAAGAAAATTCTCAAATGCTACAGATCCAGTATCGCATGAATGAAAAGATTATGGGATTTAGCAATGAGCTCTTTTATGAGGGAAAACTCATTGCTGATGAGAGCGTAAAAGATCAAACGATTGAGGATTTACACCTTAACCCTGCACAAAAGTTTGCAGATATACTAGATCCAACACCACTTGTATTTGTTGATACAAAAGGACTAGAAGCAAAGGAGCGATTACCAGATCGAAGTACAAGCTATGAAAATATTATTGAAGCAGGGATTGTAAAAGCGTTGGTAGACGAGCTTTTGGCAATGGGCTCGAAAGAGGAGTATATAGGTGTTATAACACCTTATGCAGCGCAAGTAAAACGTATAAAAAAGATGTTTGAAGAGCCTCTTGTAGAGATAAAAACAGTAGATGGTTTTCAAGGAAGAGAAAAAGAGATCATAATTATAAGTTTTGTGCGCAGTAACGAAAGAGGAGAAATTGGATTTTTAAAAGATCTGCGCCGTCTTAATGTAGCAATTACAAGAGCTAAACGCAAGCTTATCTGTATAGGAGATAGCGCTACATTAGAAAGTGATGGAGTCTATAAAAAATTTATTAGCTATATCCAACAAAATGGGAAAATAAGGAGTTGGCATGGAGAAGATGCAGTCGATAGAGCAGATTGA
- a CDS encoding thioredoxin family protein, whose protein sequence is MEKMQSIEQIDKRVASEPAVLLYVSAPACSVCDALKPKIAELFTKEFSQVVLLEANIADIPELAGRFNILSAPAILLFFDGKEFAREGRNVSLELFRQRVEKIYNLYFA, encoded by the coding sequence ATGGAGAAGATGCAGTCGATAGAGCAGATTGATAAGAGAGTAGCGAGTGAGCCTGCAGTACTTTTATATGTAAGTGCTCCTGCATGCAGTGTGTGTGATGCTCTTAAACCAAAAATTGCAGAACTTTTTACAAAAGAGTTTTCTCAAGTTGTATTGTTAGAAGCTAATATTGCTGATATTCCTGAACTTGCTGGAAGGTTTAATATCCTCAGTGCACCTGCAATTTTGCTCTTTTTTGATGGCAAGGAGTTTGCTAGAGAGGGGCGTAATGTAAGTTTAGAGCTTTTTCGCCAGCGTGTTGAGAAGATCTACAATCTCTACTTTGCATAA
- a CDS encoding multiheme c-type cytochrome: MNKIALLLVTAVFAFAAKFAPNSACKECHPLIYKEYQTSQHAHATIYKDPIHKAVWEKNPLSKKNAYKCAKCHTPAANNFKELIAPNGIGPDPHNKTQNDAVACAYCHRIKAIKEDLKTNHNIISPTPKKYFGTLKDHIKSPFHQIDTSNSNFLQGNVCMGCHSHKRNKFGLNVCSTNEKREIENANCVSCHMPKVKGSVSTLKKRSHHAFHGFAGAHRYQNMLARYVDIEFLPHLKGFEIAINSKIPHDLLLHPARVAFVSIKVVRDNKPVWQKKEILVRVLGANGKPTPPWLAKEVVKDTMLKANEKRVFKYDFQLQKGDKIVVALGYKLVKPPLAKKLGIPSKANKTAILKKRAFTY; encoded by the coding sequence ATGAATAAAATAGCTTTGCTTTTAGTTACAGCAGTTTTTGCATTTGCAGCAAAGTTTGCACCAAATAGTGCTTGCAAAGAGTGCCATCCACTGATTTACAAAGAGTATCAAACGAGCCAACATGCACATGCCACGATTTACAAAGATCCTATTCACAAAGCTGTATGGGAGAAAAATCCTTTGAGTAAAAAGAATGCCTATAAATGTGCAAAATGTCATACTCCTGCAGCAAATAACTTTAAAGAACTTATAGCACCTAACGGTATCGGTCCTGATCCTCATAACAAAACACAAAATGATGCTGTTGCTTGTGCCTACTGCCACCGCATAAAAGCAATAAAAGAGGATCTCAAAACAAATCACAATATCATCTCACCTACACCAAAAAAATATTTTGGAACCCTCAAAGATCACATCAAATCACCTTTTCATCAAATCGATACATCAAACAGCAACTTTCTCCAGGGCAATGTTTGTATGGGTTGCCATTCTCACAAGCGTAATAAATTTGGACTTAATGTCTGCTCAACAAATGAAAAGAGAGAGATTGAAAATGCTAACTGTGTAAGCTGCCATATGCCAAAAGTAAAAGGAAGTGTCTCTACACTCAAAAAACGTTCACACCACGCTTTTCACGGATTTGCAGGTGCACACCGCTATCAAAATATGCTCGCTCGCTATGTAGATATTGAATTCTTACCACATCTGAAAGGATTTGAGATCGCCATTAACTCAAAAATCCCTCACGATCTTCTCTTGCATCCAGCCCGCGTAGCATTTGTCTCTATTAAAGTTGTAAGAGATAATAAACCAGTATGGCAAAAAAAAGAGATCTTAGTACGTGTGCTTGGAGCCAATGGTAAACCAACTCCTCCTTGGCTTGCAAAAGAGGTAGTCAAAGACACAATGCTCAAAGCAAATGAAAAGAGAGTATTTAAATATGATTTCCAACTACAAAAAGGGGATAAAATCGTAGTAGCTCTTGGATATAAGCTTGTCAAACCTCCTCTTGCAAAAAAACTTGGGATTCCATCTAAAGCAAACAAAACTGCCATCTTAAAAAAGAGAGCATTTACATATTAA
- a CDS encoding YqiA/YcfP family alpha/beta fold hydrolase has protein sequence MILYIHGFKSCGWGNKSKLLQEYFGDLEAPDLAISPKKAISQLEKVIEQKDIDLLIGSSLGGYYATYLAQKYSIKAVLINPSTRPYHTLKPYVGLQKRFCDGMEFVWKQEYLRELLEFDTKNLQKHLFLVLLQTGDEVLDYTEAVKKYANQRRIVEYGGNHRFENLADYLCMIKNFRETNGNNRSI, from the coding sequence ATGATACTCTATATACATGGATTTAAAAGTTGTGGATGGGGGAATAAATCGAAGCTATTGCAAGAATATTTTGGTGACCTAGAAGCACCAGATCTTGCAATTTCTCCAAAAAAAGCGATTTCTCAGCTTGAAAAAGTGATAGAGCAAAAAGATATAGATCTTCTTATTGGCTCCTCTTTGGGTGGATATTATGCCACCTATTTAGCGCAAAAATACTCTATTAAAGCTGTACTTATTAATCCCTCTACAAGACCGTATCATACACTTAAGCCATATGTAGGATTACAGAAGCGTTTTTGCGATGGAATGGAGTTTGTGTGGAAGCAAGAGTATCTTCGTGAACTTTTGGAGTTTGATACCAAAAATTTGCAAAAACACCTCTTTTTGGTTCTTTTGCAAACAGGTGATGAGGTGTTAGACTACACTGAAGCAGTAAAAAAATATGCAAATCAGCGGCGAATTGTAGAGTATGGAGGAAATCATAGATTTGAAAATTTAGCAGATTATCTGTGTATGATCAAAAATTTTAGGGAGACAAATGGAAATAATAGATCTATTTAA
- the dapE gene encoding succinyl-diaminopimelate desuccinylase — protein sequence MEIIDLFKQLLSFPSITPDDAGSLEFIKEYLEDYEALWFNKEGVKNLILYKKFGEGEHLCFAGHVDVVPPGEGWNSDPFEPIEKDGYIYARGAQDMKSGVAAFVQAAKETKEFNGTLSLLLTSDEEGDAKWGTRYALQELKRMGMIPDYAIVAEPTCEKEFGDAIKIGRRGSVNGVIEKIGKQGHAAYPEKAINPIHKVAQVLPHMAGVDLDEGDEFFAPSKFVITDIRAGMEVTNVTPGKLKMMFNVRNNTKTTMQDIERFVHKYFDGMNYSLQLSQSAKPFITDPDSKIVKLIDKAIQKVTGITPKHSTAGGTSDARFLAEYGVKTIEFGVKNDTIHAPNERVHKDEVVNLYRVFLEVIESF from the coding sequence ATGGAAATAATAGATCTATTTAAGCAACTGCTCTCTTTTCCAAGTATTACACCCGATGATGCTGGAAGTTTGGAATTTATTAAAGAGTATTTAGAGGATTACGAAGCTCTCTGGTTCAATAAAGAGGGAGTAAAGAATCTCATTTTGTATAAGAAATTTGGCGAAGGTGAGCATCTCTGTTTCGCAGGGCATGTAGATGTAGTACCTCCTGGTGAAGGGTGGAACAGCGATCCTTTTGAGCCGATAGAAAAAGATGGCTATATCTATGCAAGGGGTGCGCAGGATATGAAGAGTGGAGTGGCAGCTTTTGTACAGGCTGCCAAAGAGACAAAAGAGTTTAATGGAACACTTTCGCTGCTTCTTACAAGTGATGAGGAAGGAGATGCAAAGTGGGGAACACGCTATGCTTTGCAAGAGCTCAAACGGATGGGAATGATTCCAGACTATGCGATTGTAGCTGAGCCAACTTGTGAAAAGGAATTTGGAGATGCCATTAAAATCGGTAGAAGAGGCTCAGTTAATGGTGTGATTGAAAAGATAGGAAAACAGGGACATGCAGCCTATCCAGAAAAAGCTATCAATCCCATTCATAAAGTAGCACAAGTTCTTCCTCATATGGCAGGAGTTGATCTTGATGAGGGGGATGAGTTTTTTGCACCGAGTAAATTTGTCATTACAGATATCAGAGCTGGAATGGAAGTGACTAATGTTACTCCTGGAAAACTTAAAATGATGTTTAATGTGCGCAACAATACAAAAACCACTATGCAAGATATTGAGCGTTTTGTACACAAATATTTTGATGGTATGAACTACTCATTACAGCTTTCTCAAAGTGCCAAGCCTTTTATTACAGATCCAGATTCCAAAATTGTCAAACTCATAGACAAAGCTATTCAAAAAGTGACAGGTATAACACCAAAGCACTCAACTGCAGGTGGAACAAGTGATGCGAGATTTTTGGCTGAATATGGAGTGAAAACTATAGAGTTTGGTGTAAAAAATGATACTATCCATGCACCTAATGAAAGAGTCCATAAAGATGAAGTAGTAAATCTTTATCGTGTATTCTTAGAAGTAATAGAGAGTTTTTAA
- a CDS encoding DUF2231 domain-containing protein, with protein MQQLIDLLNSIKLPIEIPLLLHSPVVHFAIAIPVIALLLEITNIFIKRRCVGVISSLLLLLAVVVYFAAFFTGKTDGSEAYSLLSADGKEELKAHKLLGTYLVLGVSVLFILKLIFAAMSSRAAKIIFTLILAAFVGFALKQGKDGGELVYKYGANVQAVSAMDDKIMELEDELDSCKNELEACKTKKQEPTVVTPQATQSSAPQTSSSSEEAASSEVSQESEEEVEVSISSNTSSQESSQEVSSSSSSEATIQEKAQEALEQIKGAASGAAQKVENAIHQESEEAHVPSTEEPQTPHE; from the coding sequence ATGCAACAACTCATCGATCTTCTCAATAGCATAAAACTTCCTATCGAAATACCGCTGTTACTACACTCTCCCGTAGTACATTTTGCTATAGCAATTCCTGTAATTGCTCTTCTTCTTGAAATTACAAATATTTTCATTAAAAGGCGCTGCGTAGGAGTTATCTCTTCACTCCTTCTCCTTTTAGCGGTTGTTGTCTACTTTGCTGCATTTTTTACTGGTAAAACTGATGGAAGCGAAGCATACTCACTTCTTTCAGCAGATGGCAAAGAGGAGCTTAAAGCACATAAACTTCTTGGAACCTATCTTGTATTAGGAGTCTCTGTACTTTTTATTCTCAAACTCATCTTTGCTGCAATGAGTAGCAGAGCGGCTAAAATAATCTTTACACTCATTTTAGCTGCATTTGTTGGCTTTGCTCTCAAACAGGGTAAAGATGGTGGAGAACTCGTATATAAATATGGCGCTAATGTACAGGCAGTAAGTGCAATGGATGATAAAATCATGGAACTTGAAGATGAGCTTGATAGCTGTAAAAATGAGCTCGAAGCATGCAAGACCAAAAAACAGGAACCAACAGTAGTTACTCCGCAAGCAACACAAAGTAGCGCTCCTCAAACTTCGAGCAGCAGCGAAGAAGCAGCAAGTAGCGAAGTGTCTCAAGAGAGTGAAGAGGAGGTAGAAGTAAGTATAAGCTCAAATACATCTTCGCAAGAGAGCTCACAAGAAGTAAGCAGTAGCTCAAGTAGTGAAGCCACTATTCAAGAAAAGGCACAAGAGGCATTAGAGCAGATAAAAGGTGCAGCAAGCGGTGCAGCACAAAAAGTTGAAAATGCAATACATCAAGAATCAGAAGAGGCTCATGTCCCTTCTACCGAAGAGCCTCAAACTCCACATGAATAA
- a CDS encoding RidA family protein, translating into MELITTANAPAAIGPYSQAVKIGELIFTSGQIALKPDGDESVLLQDVEAQTHQVLTNLRHVLQAAGADLGNVVKTTIFLANMEDFSKVNAIYESYFGIHKPARSTVAVKSLPKGALVEIDAIAKV; encoded by the coding sequence ATGGAATTGATCACTACTGCTAATGCTCCTGCAGCAATTGGTCCCTATTCGCAAGCGGTAAAAATAGGTGAACTTATTTTTACTTCAGGGCAGATTGCTCTCAAACCAGATGGCGATGAGAGTGTCCTTTTGCAAGATGTAGAAGCACAAACTCATCAAGTGCTTACTAATTTACGCCATGTATTGCAAGCTGCTGGTGCAGATTTGGGAAATGTGGTGAAAACTACCATCTTTTTGGCAAACATGGAGGATTTTAGCAAAGTAAATGCAATATATGAGAGCTATTTTGGTATACATAAGCCTGCACGTAGTACTGTAGCGGTAAAATCATTGCCAAAAGGTGCACTTGTAGAGATAGATGCTATAGCAAAAGTTTAA
- the rplU gene encoding 50S ribosomal protein L21 yields the protein MYAIIKNGGKQYKVQEGDVLLLDKMGLEPKTKIEFKEVLAIDNGELKIGSPFVEGAVVEGEVINEGRGKKVIIFKKRRRKDSKVKRGFRRDFTRVKITAINA from the coding sequence ATGTATGCGATTATAAAAAATGGTGGAAAACAGTATAAAGTACAAGAGGGCGATGTTCTTCTTCTTGATAAAATGGGGCTTGAGCCAAAAACGAAAATAGAATTTAAAGAGGTTTTGGCTATAGACAACGGTGAACTCAAAATTGGATCTCCTTTTGTTGAAGGTGCTGTTGTTGAGGGCGAAGTTATCAATGAAGGTAGAGGAAAAAAGGTAATTATCTTTAAAAAGAGAAGAAGAAAAGACTCTAAAGTTAAAAGAGGGTTTAGACGCGATTTTACACGAGTAAAAATTACAGCTATTAACGCATAA
- the rpmA gene encoding 50S ribosomal protein L27: MAHKKGQGSTQNNRDSAGRRLGVKKFGGEFVRAGNIIIRQRGTKIHPGNNVGLGKDHTIFALVDGYVKFERYDKTRQKVSVYPAE; encoded by the coding sequence ATGGCTCACAAGAAAGGTCAGGGTAGTACACAGAATAACCGCGATAGTGCGGGTCGTAGACTAGGTGTGAAAAAATTTGGTGGAGAGTTTGTTCGCGCTGGAAATATAATCATCAGACAAAGAGGAACAAAAATCCATCCTGGAAACAATGTAGGACTTGGTAAAGATCATACTATCTTTGCTTTGGTTGATGGTTACGTTAAGTTCGAAAGATACGATAAAACAAGACAAAAAGTATCCGTATATCCTGCTGAATAA